The Pseudoalteromonas ruthenica genome has a window encoding:
- a CDS encoding substrate-binding domain-containing protein, whose product MKRRTFIQGLAALGVAGALPLPLSRAFAATTASPVSVDQLPRLEGKLTLYLGRGEGGLYENVLQAIQDKNPKLELGIRRGPTAALANTIVAEAKMGVQRADLFWAVDSGAIGLVTDAGLAHPLPDDLSAQLQPQFRYPGWAPVTGRVRTLPYNTERLSAEQIPTDIMDIAESDLSIGWAPAYASFQSFVTAMRLIEGDDKTAKWLKKVQKRAKSYAGELGVVMAVERGEVDIGFANHYYTLRLKSGKPDANLALAFTNNDAGCLVNASGILALSEDPLAVNFMRYLLSAEVQSYLAQEAYEIPLISGVSQPQGLPPLASISPPKVDLTQLADLRPTLDLMRASGVL is encoded by the coding sequence GTGAAGCGTAGGACCTTTATTCAAGGCCTAGCTGCGTTAGGGGTGGCTGGTGCCTTGCCGCTGCCTCTGTCACGTGCATTTGCCGCGACCACAGCCAGTCCTGTTTCTGTTGATCAGTTACCGCGTTTAGAGGGGAAGCTGACGCTTTACCTCGGTCGCGGTGAAGGTGGCTTGTATGAAAACGTGTTACAAGCCATCCAAGACAAAAACCCCAAACTAGAGCTTGGGATCCGTCGTGGTCCGACTGCCGCTTTGGCAAATACTATTGTAGCCGAGGCTAAAATGGGCGTGCAGCGCGCCGATTTGTTCTGGGCCGTCGACTCTGGCGCTATAGGTCTGGTCACCGATGCAGGCCTAGCTCATCCCCTACCTGATGATCTGTCTGCCCAGCTTCAGCCCCAGTTCCGTTACCCTGGTTGGGCACCGGTGACTGGCAGGGTTCGCACTTTACCCTACAACACTGAGCGTCTAAGTGCTGAGCAGATCCCAACAGATATTATGGATATTGCCGAGAGCGACTTGAGCATCGGTTGGGCGCCCGCTTACGCTTCGTTCCAATCATTTGTCACGGCCATGCGCCTCATAGAAGGTGATGACAAAACCGCTAAATGGTTAAAGAAGGTGCAAAAACGCGCCAAATCCTACGCTGGCGAACTGGGCGTAGTGATGGCTGTTGAACGCGGTGAGGTAGATATTGGTTTTGCTAACCATTATTACACCTTAAGGTTGAAATCCGGTAAGCCCGATGCCAATTTAGCGTTAGCCTTTACCAATAATGATGCTGGCTGTTTAGTCAATGCCTCTGGTATTTTGGCTCTGAGCGAAGACCCATTAGCAGTGAACTTTATGCGCTACTTACTAAGCGCCGAAGTGCAAAGTTATCTCGCCCAGGAAGCCTATGAAATTCCGCTTATAAGCGGTGTTTCGCAGCCACAAGGGTTGCCGCCACTGGCTAGTATTTCACCACCCAAAGTAGACTTAACGCAACTAGCAGATTTGCGACCGACTCTCGATTTAATGCGCGCCAGCGGTGTGTTGTAA
- the ybaK gene encoding Cys-tRNA(Pro) deacylase, which produces MTPAVTLLEKHKHAYELLSFSHDPQADNYGQEVVAKLSLDCESVFKTLVLKTANNDYVVAITTVNRTVDTKALAKLVGCKKVAMASASEVERITGYVLGGVSPFAQKKRLPTFVYQSAQHQARIYVSAGKRGVELAIAPDVLAQLLPVKFGVF; this is translated from the coding sequence ATGACCCCCGCTGTGACCCTATTAGAAAAGCACAAACACGCATACGAGTTGCTCAGTTTTAGCCATGACCCTCAAGCTGACAATTACGGTCAGGAAGTCGTTGCCAAGCTCTCTCTAGATTGTGAAAGCGTGTTCAAAACCTTGGTTCTTAAAACCGCGAATAATGACTATGTTGTCGCCATTACGACAGTCAATCGCACGGTCGATACCAAAGCGCTGGCAAAATTAGTGGGGTGTAAAAAGGTGGCGATGGCCAGTGCGAGTGAAGTTGAGCGCATTACCGGCTATGTGCTTGGGGGAGTCAGCCCATTTGCGCAAAAAAAACGCTTGCCGACCTTTGTTTATCAAAGTGCACAACACCAGGCGCGTATTTATGTCAGCGCAGGCAAGCGGGGCGTTGAGCTGGCAATTGCACCTGATGTGTTAGCACAGTTGCTCCCGGTAAAATTCGGTGTCTTCTAA
- a CDS encoding acyl-CoA dehydrogenase, with the protein MSLRTKLKKILPSISVTEQEALDAGDVWLEGSIYRGKPDFAALRDVPAATLSAEEQAFLDGPVAQLLEMIDETEIQSGNHLPEHILEFLKKERFFSLIIPKKFGGLEFSPYANSTIVATISTKSSAVAVTVMVPNSLGPGELLLHYGTDEQQNHYLPRLADGRDIPCFALTSPEAGSDAGGIPDIGVVKEGEFEGKKVLGLEVTWDKRYITLAPIATVLGLAFKVVDPDGLLGGKENLGITCALIPHDHPGVQLGNRHDPMGVRFYNGTTRGEKVFIPMEFIIGGQQNIGRGWQMLVSCLGAGRGISLPALGVSVSQVSFKGAAEYAAVREQFGLAIGQFEGIQEKLADIAGKTYLQEAMRVLTTEGLGMGLKPSVVTAIAKYHMTEIGRDVLNSAMDIQAGKAIQRGPQNTLASGFVAQPIAITVEGANILTRNLMIFGQGVMRCHPYLQNMVEAIHSQEKGADATFNRILRKTVGYSTANALRAFKHGMLPFTASSQSNLPEVREYEKAVHKLSSRLAVYADFSLLVLGGKLKQAEMLSARLGDVMSYMYAAMASIKYYEQKVSAEDREQAAPYFHYATRWALQQAEKALHAFLDNFPASGTRKFMRFLTWQYGYKMPAIGDELVRELAKQAQLDTNIKAQLTHLVKPTPGDGHDINEQAYKAKLANLDSLAKVRKAIKSKQIRSGVRFSETLDNALAASVIDAQQYASLIDYNNKRELAIRVDEFDYDMNLLTPNGERADGETTTLRNAS; encoded by the coding sequence ATGAGCTTACGTACTAAATTGAAAAAAATCCTTCCGAGTATTTCTGTTACCGAGCAAGAGGCGCTAGACGCTGGTGATGTTTGGTTAGAGGGCTCGATTTACCGGGGTAAACCTGACTTTGCTGCCCTGCGCGATGTGCCAGCGGCAACCTTGAGTGCCGAAGAGCAGGCATTCCTCGACGGCCCAGTGGCACAATTGCTTGAGATGATTGACGAGACCGAAATCCAATCGGGTAATCATCTCCCTGAGCATATTCTTGAATTTCTTAAAAAAGAGCGCTTTTTCTCGTTAATCATCCCGAAAAAGTTTGGCGGTTTAGAGTTCAGCCCATATGCAAACTCTACCATCGTTGCGACAATCTCAACGAAATCCTCGGCGGTGGCAGTGACGGTCATGGTGCCTAACTCTCTAGGCCCAGGTGAGTTACTACTTCACTACGGCACTGACGAGCAACAAAATCACTATTTACCACGCCTAGCTGATGGCCGCGACATTCCTTGCTTCGCGCTAACCAGCCCTGAGGCCGGCTCTGACGCCGGTGGTATTCCAGACATTGGTGTGGTTAAAGAAGGCGAGTTTGAGGGTAAGAAAGTATTGGGTCTTGAGGTCACTTGGGACAAACGTTATATCACCTTAGCCCCTATCGCGACTGTTCTTGGTTTGGCGTTCAAAGTAGTAGACCCTGATGGCCTACTCGGTGGCAAAGAAAACCTAGGTATCACTTGTGCGCTTATTCCTCATGACCACCCTGGCGTGCAATTAGGCAATCGTCACGACCCGATGGGCGTGCGTTTTTATAATGGCACGACACGCGGCGAGAAAGTCTTTATCCCGATGGAGTTCATCATCGGCGGACAACAGAATATTGGTCGTGGTTGGCAAATGCTGGTGAGCTGTTTAGGCGCAGGGCGCGGTATTTCACTACCTGCACTGGGCGTATCGGTATCACAAGTATCCTTTAAAGGCGCGGCAGAATATGCCGCTGTGCGTGAGCAATTCGGCTTGGCTATTGGCCAATTTGAGGGTATCCAGGAAAAACTCGCGGATATTGCTGGCAAAACTTACTTACAAGAAGCCATGCGAGTGCTGACCACCGAAGGACTTGGCATGGGCTTGAAGCCATCAGTGGTAACCGCCATTGCCAAATACCACATGACTGAAATTGGTCGCGATGTGCTTAATTCAGCAATGGATATTCAGGCCGGTAAAGCGATTCAACGCGGCCCGCAAAACACCCTAGCTAGCGGCTTTGTGGCGCAGCCTATCGCTATCACCGTTGAAGGCGCAAACATTTTGACGCGCAACCTGATGATCTTTGGTCAAGGTGTAATGCGTTGTCACCCGTACCTGCAAAACATGGTTGAGGCGATTCACTCACAGGAAAAAGGTGCCGACGCGACGTTCAATCGCATCTTGCGCAAAACTGTGGGTTATAGCACAGCAAACGCACTTCGGGCATTTAAGCACGGCATGCTCCCGTTCACTGCGTCAAGTCAATCAAACTTGCCAGAGGTGCGTGAATATGAAAAAGCGGTACATAAGCTATCCTCTCGTTTAGCGGTGTACGCAGATTTCTCGCTATTGGTGTTAGGTGGCAAGCTTAAGCAAGCAGAAATGTTGTCAGCGCGTTTAGGTGACGTGATGAGCTACATGTATGCAGCTATGGCATCTATTAAATACTATGAGCAAAAAGTCAGTGCTGAGGATAGAGAGCAAGCAGCTCCTTACTTCCACTATGCAACTCGTTGGGCGTTGCAGCAGGCGGAAAAGGCATTGCATGCATTTTTGGATAACTTCCCCGCGTCAGGTACGCGTAAGTTCATGCGCTTTTTGACATGGCAGTATGGCTACAAGATGCCTGCTATCGGCGACGAGTTGGTACGTGAGCTGGCGAAACAAGCACAGCTTGATACCAATATTAAAGCGCAACTGACGCATCTCGTTAAGCCAACGCCAGGTGATGGCCATGATATTAATGAGCAAGCTTACAAAGCAAAACTGGCTAACCTAGACAGCCTAGCGAAAGTGCGCAAGGCTATTAAGTCGAAACAGATCCGCTCGGGCGTGCGCTTTAGCGAAACTCTCGACAATGCGTTAGCGGCAAGCGTTATTGACGCGCAGCAGTACGCTTCACTGATTGACTATAACAACAAGCGTGAGCTGGCTATTCGTGTTGATGAGTTTGATTACGATATGAACTTATTAACTCCTAATGGTGAGCGCGCCGATGGTGAAACCACGACGTTGCGTAATGCTAGTTAA
- a CDS encoding thiol-disulfide oxidoreductase DCC family protein, protein MITLFYDAQCPLCVAEMRKLKQADIRDEVQLVDIHDSHTMAAYPQVQFSAANRILHAVDEQGQLYLGLDATVRVWRQVGKMRWLAVLRWPVIKWFADIAYRLFARYRLPVSRLLMPSQCANNQCRNPKS, encoded by the coding sequence ATGATCACCTTATTCTATGATGCGCAATGTCCACTGTGTGTGGCGGAAATGAGAAAACTAAAACAAGCGGATATACGAGATGAAGTTCAGCTCGTAGATATTCACGATAGTCATACCATGGCCGCTTATCCGCAGGTGCAATTCAGCGCTGCTAATCGTATTTTGCATGCCGTGGACGAACAGGGGCAATTGTACCTCGGTTTAGATGCCACGGTGCGAGTGTGGCGACAAGTCGGCAAGATGCGATGGCTGGCTGTTTTACGCTGGCCGGTCATTAAATGGTTTGCGGATATCGCTTACCGACTCTTCGCTCGTTATCGCCTCCCTGTTTCTCGGTTATTAATGCCTAGTCAGTGTGCGAATAACCAATGTCGCAATCCCAAGTCATGA
- a CDS encoding SDR family NAD(P)-dependent oxidoreductase: protein MSQSQVMKQALIIGASSAIAKALIEELEQQQVEVTSVSRSQLERSPHYLVDYDDEAINEWVKELNGQRFDYIYICNGVLHGQGVAPEKSLSAFNEQQFNEVIRANTLIPMLWLKHTPVLVPRNEPSVVTIFSARVGSISDNRLGGWYSYRASKAALNMLVKTASVEVRRTHKQAKFVLFHPGTTDTPLSKPFQKNVPEHKLFTPAFVAQRLRELTLETQDLPECGYFDWDKSAIQF, encoded by the coding sequence ATGTCGCAATCCCAAGTCATGAAACAGGCGTTGATCATCGGCGCTTCCAGCGCAATCGCGAAAGCCCTTATTGAGGAGCTTGAACAGCAACAGGTGGAGGTTACATCGGTTTCGCGTAGTCAACTTGAGCGCAGCCCACATTACCTCGTTGACTATGATGATGAGGCTATTAATGAATGGGTAAAGGAGCTCAACGGGCAGCGATTTGACTATATCTACATCTGCAATGGTGTTTTGCATGGCCAAGGCGTGGCTCCAGAAAAATCTTTATCGGCCTTTAATGAACAGCAATTCAATGAGGTGATAAGAGCCAACACCCTCATTCCCATGTTGTGGCTTAAGCATACACCGGTATTAGTCCCTCGTAATGAACCGTCTGTGGTAACCATTTTTAGCGCCCGAGTTGGCAGCATTAGCGATAACCGATTGGGAGGGTGGTACAGTTATCGAGCCTCCAAGGCGGCACTGAATATGTTAGTGAAAACCGCTTCTGTGGAGGTTCGACGCACCCACAAACAAGCAAAATTCGTGCTGTTTCATCCCGGCACCACGGATACACCACTGTCTAAACCTTTTCAAAAAAATGTTCCCGAACACAAGTTGTTTACGCCTGCGTTTGTGGCTCAGCGGCTGCGCGAGCTCACTTTGGAAACGCAGGACTTACCTGAGTGTGGCTACTTTGACTGGGACAAATCTGCTATTCAATTTTAA
- a CDS encoding flavin reductase family protein, protein MHFSKHDIEQMPSRYRAHFVNSLSGYKSANLVGTADHQGRQNLAIVSSVVHLGAQPPLVGMIMRPDVVERHTLANIRETGWYTLNQVHQSFWQQAHQTSAKYPAGESEFSATGLTAEFIADCPAPSVAESQLCYSVKLLSEQPIEYNGTIMLIGEIEQVVLKQPALFEDGHIDLNSLQTVAVAGLDGYHVGHALGRLHYAQPDSEPTVLEAKCKGD, encoded by the coding sequence ATGCATTTTAGTAAACACGACATTGAGCAGATGCCATCGCGGTATCGCGCTCATTTTGTTAACTCTTTGTCTGGCTATAAAAGTGCCAATTTAGTGGGCACTGCAGATCATCAAGGGCGGCAGAATCTTGCTATTGTCAGCTCAGTGGTACACCTAGGGGCGCAGCCCCCGCTGGTGGGGATGATCATGCGCCCGGATGTGGTCGAGCGCCACACTCTGGCCAATATTCGGGAAACCGGTTGGTACACCTTGAACCAAGTTCACCAGTCCTTTTGGCAGCAGGCGCATCAAACATCGGCCAAATACCCAGCAGGTGAGAGTGAGTTCTCAGCCACTGGCCTCACTGCCGAATTTATTGCTGATTGCCCCGCGCCCAGTGTGGCCGAGAGTCAGCTTTGTTATAGCGTAAAGCTGCTAAGCGAGCAGCCAATAGAGTACAACGGTACCATCATGTTGATCGGTGAAATCGAACAGGTGGTACTTAAGCAGCCGGCCTTGTTTGAAGATGGCCATATCGACCTCAACAGCTTGCAAACGGTCGCGGTGGCGGGGTTAGATGGCTATCATGTGGGTCACGCTCTGGGGCGCTTACATTACGCCCAGCCAGACAGTGAACCGACAGTGCTTGAGGCGAAGTGTAAAGGGGATTGA
- a CDS encoding cytochrome b562 produces MLPLLKRFGALILFTLPCLSQAQSQQIDLEAVMKNMGHSYKQAMKAQQPTIMSNALKDLKELVQEAKRARFSKAAEQSQQGLDKVLERIASAEQQLAQGQLEAARETLKDIDMLRKKYHELHEPPGFWELLFG; encoded by the coding sequence ATGTTGCCATTACTAAAGCGCTTCGGCGCCCTTATTTTATTTACTTTGCCATGTTTGTCCCAGGCTCAATCTCAGCAGATCGACCTTGAAGCGGTGATGAAAAACATGGGCCATAGCTACAAACAAGCAATGAAGGCGCAGCAACCGACAATCATGAGTAATGCTCTGAAGGACCTGAAAGAGCTTGTACAAGAGGCCAAACGAGCGCGCTTCTCAAAGGCAGCAGAGCAATCACAACAGGGGTTGGATAAGGTGCTTGAGCGTATAGCCTCGGCTGAACAACAACTTGCTCAGGGGCAACTTGAGGCTGCCCGTGAAACTCTTAAAGACATCGATATGCTGCGTAAAAAGTATCATGAGCTGCATGAACCGCCAGGCTTCTGGGAGCTATTGTTCGGCTAA
- a CDS encoding substrate-binding domain-containing protein: protein MKYLLFTLLCYIALAFISPQVEAQTASPALKVYFVNPGHQFNNATGLFWRDVSSAMNSVAEDLNIELTVSYANRNHILMKSQLRQAMSSDADYLVVVDEKKAVTQWLNGSPEITKPILFIFNAPDDEVLETKPQWFIGYLAPNNFDAGYQLANALYHIAKSRFAHGTTLNLLALHGDYSTDSAISRKHGLELFLRQHHDIKLVHSDVANWSQEEGFRKSIRALARFKEINMVWAANDPIANGVVRAARNARGETQPVIGGINWDKVPSNVSADVSVGGHVLLGAAALIALYDAHILERPFGSDANYPIFAANDPQFTPLINALHNKGLGDIDFTRFSKTAAQPLDFTLSNLAQCLASRCP, encoded by the coding sequence ATGAAGTATCTTCTGTTTACACTGCTCTGTTATATCGCCCTCGCCTTTATCAGCCCCCAGGTCGAGGCGCAAACTGCATCACCAGCGCTAAAAGTCTACTTTGTGAATCCCGGTCATCAATTTAATAATGCCACGGGTTTGTTTTGGCGTGATGTGAGCTCTGCCATGAACAGCGTCGCAGAAGATTTAAATATCGAATTGACGGTGAGTTACGCCAACCGAAACCACATCTTAATGAAGTCGCAGCTACGCCAAGCAATGAGCAGTGATGCCGACTACCTTGTTGTGGTTGACGAAAAGAAGGCGGTAACACAGTGGCTCAATGGCTCTCCCGAAATCACCAAGCCTATTTTGTTTATATTTAACGCCCCAGATGACGAGGTATTAGAAACTAAACCACAATGGTTCATTGGTTATCTTGCCCCCAATAACTTCGACGCAGGCTATCAGTTGGCAAATGCTTTATACCACATTGCGAAGTCGCGCTTTGCTCATGGCACAACCCTCAACTTATTAGCTCTGCATGGAGATTACAGCACTGACTCGGCAATCAGCCGCAAGCATGGCTTAGAACTTTTCTTACGCCAGCATCACGATATTAAGTTAGTACACAGCGATGTCGCTAATTGGTCTCAAGAGGAAGGGTTTCGAAAAAGTATCCGAGCCTTAGCCCGGTTCAAAGAAATTAATATGGTGTGGGCGGCCAATGACCCCATCGCCAACGGTGTTGTCCGTGCTGCCCGTAATGCTCGGGGAGAGACGCAGCCTGTTATCGGCGGTATCAATTGGGACAAGGTCCCAAGCAATGTCAGTGCAGATGTATCTGTCGGCGGGCATGTACTGCTCGGAGCCGCTGCGCTTATTGCTCTTTACGATGCCCATATACTTGAGCGGCCCTTCGGCTCTGATGCCAATTACCCAATATTCGCCGCCAATGATCCGCAATTTACGCCCCTTATTAATGCGTTGCACAATAAGGGACTAGGGGATATCGACTTTACTCGGTTTAGCAAAACTGCAGCGCAACCGTTAGATTTCACTTTATCCAACCTCGCGCAATGCTTAGCATCGCGCTGCCCTTAA
- the ykgO gene encoding type B 50S ribosomal protein L36: MKVLSSLKSAKSRPGTQVVKRRGRVFVICKSNPRFKAVQGKGGKKRK, from the coding sequence ATGAAAGTATTGAGCTCTTTGAAAAGCGCCAAGAGTCGCCCCGGTACGCAAGTGGTAAAACGTCGCGGCCGCGTATTCGTTATTTGCAAATCCAACCCTCGCTTTAAAGCAGTGCAAGGAAAAGGCGGCAAAAAGCGCAAATAA
- a CDS encoding type B 50S ribosomal protein L31, with protein MKPNIHPRYQKVAFHDTSADQYFVIGSTIHTDRTVTLDGVSYPYVAIDISSASHPFYTGKQKAVGKDGRIAQFNRRFKGLGARK; from the coding sequence ATGAAACCTAATATTCACCCTCGCTACCAAAAAGTGGCCTTTCATGATACATCAGCTGATCAATACTTTGTGATTGGTTCAACCATTCACACTGACAGAACCGTAACCCTTGATGGCGTTTCCTACCCTTACGTCGCTATTGATATCTCTAGTGCGTCTCACCCCTTCTACACCGGCAAACAAAAAGCCGTAGGTAAAGATGGTCGTATTGCCCAGTTTAATCGTCGTTTTAAAGGCTTAGGAGCAAGAAAATGA
- a CDS encoding DUF6058 family natural product biosynthesis protein, whose product MHLLDYLEQFYYREESLCQLLGIEQEQLQHWQHLRIFPQASYSLENSIQCHSYQGIFPCQVFWQYYPVAMQDWGRQLQKSNIESASTAFILFAQRAQGALQNLQQDGVFIDESYTEDFDERLTHLWQQFLTGQFGTQTRNGQIEEIMQMDALRYSIDTITEGLTVHALDKTQRQQLHPVMKQFSKVLIQPPSHEYDQSLRARYLDKLTMKYDLSVKM is encoded by the coding sequence ATGCATCTACTCGACTACCTTGAACAGTTCTACTACCGCGAAGAGTCTTTGTGTCAGCTGCTCGGTATCGAGCAAGAACAATTACAACACTGGCAACACTTACGCATATTTCCTCAGGCCAGCTATAGCCTTGAGAACAGTATTCAGTGCCACTCTTACCAAGGGATCTTTCCCTGCCAAGTATTTTGGCAGTATTATCCCGTAGCCATGCAAGATTGGGGCAGACAGCTGCAAAAGTCCAATATTGAAAGTGCTAGCACGGCATTTATTCTGTTTGCTCAACGTGCGCAGGGGGCGTTACAAAACTTGCAACAAGACGGCGTATTCATTGATGAGAGTTATACCGAAGACTTTGACGAGCGCCTCACACACCTTTGGCAGCAATTTCTCACTGGTCAATTCGGCACACAAACTCGCAATGGGCAAATAGAAGAAATCATGCAAATGGATGCATTGCGTTATAGCATTGATACGATTACTGAGGGACTCACTGTTCACGCTCTAGACAAAACCCAACGTCAACAGTTACACCCTGTTATGAAGCAGTTTTCCAAAGTGTTGATTCAGCCGCCAAGCCATGAATATGACCAGTCTTTGCGTGCTCGCTACCTGGATAAATTGACCATGAAGTATGATTTATCAGTAAAAATGTAG
- the dapA gene encoding 4-hydroxy-tetrahydrodipicolinate synthase — translation MRSMEKIRQARVITAIKTPYTQTGEVCLSTFDKLVERQIAAGVDGIVVGGTTGEGQLMNWEEHLMLIAHSVSQFADKLLIVGNTGSNNTREAIKATTYGFATGMHASLQINPYYGRTSEAGLKEHFNRLLDIGPAFIYNVPGRTGQDLTPDIMTPLAEHKNFVGVKECGGNERIAAYERQGIACWSGNDDEAHDAIHEFDAHGVISVTTNLIPELFCDLMRIPQPQRNEELKPLMQWLFCEPNPVAINTALAMTAAVKPVFRLPYVPLSEQQQAQGKALMAQLQRGELVGDAQPEMIDKQAVVYI, via the coding sequence ATGCGCTCAATGGAAAAAATACGCCAAGCTCGTGTGATCACGGCGATAAAGACGCCCTATACACAAACGGGTGAGGTATGCTTATCCACCTTTGATAAACTAGTTGAAAGACAAATCGCCGCTGGCGTTGATGGTATTGTGGTCGGCGGTACGACGGGTGAAGGTCAACTGATGAATTGGGAAGAGCACTTGATGCTTATTGCCCACAGTGTTTCGCAGTTTGCTGATAAGTTATTGATAGTGGGGAATACCGGCAGTAACAACACCCGCGAAGCGATTAAAGCAACCACCTATGGGTTCGCAACAGGGATGCATGCATCGTTGCAGATTAATCCTTATTATGGGCGTACCTCTGAGGCGGGGTTGAAGGAGCACTTTAACCGCCTTCTTGATATTGGCCCTGCCTTTATTTACAACGTCCCTGGGCGTACGGGTCAGGATCTGACTCCTGATATTATGACTCCGCTTGCAGAGCATAAAAACTTTGTCGGCGTCAAGGAGTGCGGTGGTAATGAACGTATTGCCGCCTACGAGCGCCAGGGCATTGCTTGCTGGTCAGGCAACGACGACGAAGCGCATGATGCAATCCATGAGTTTGACGCCCACGGTGTGATTTCAGTAACAACCAACCTGATACCTGAGTTATTTTGTGATTTGATGCGCATACCACAACCGCAGCGCAATGAGGAGCTTAAGCCGCTCATGCAGTGGCTGTTTTGTGAACCCAACCCGGTTGCTATCAATACCGCGTTGGCGATGACCGCAGCGGTTAAACCGGTGTTTAGACTTCCATATGTGCCACTGAGCGAGCAGCAGCAAGCCCAAGGCAAGGCGCTCATGGCGCAATTGCAACGCGGTGAGCTAGTTGGCGACGCGCAGCCGGAAATGATAGATAAACAAGCCGTCGTCTATATCTAA
- a CDS encoding beta-ketoacyl synthase chain length factor: MKCAVEKLAIYVPPTAQVKDPAITDVIASLATINSDIDVSWVKPMQRRRLSLFAKMALSCANMVNIDAHAMPVVFSSRHGDLHKTSDLLEQLVEQQPLSPTQFGLSVHNAVSGLLSILTNNTAAVSAIAGGRSTFSSALIEAYLQLHSGDTERVLLLHVDRALPDIYAQYADEEQVDHCVALVLKKNINGHGYDLQELLDAQPEPSLSALRFAHAAIHNQSIDVGKWRWHYAQ, encoded by the coding sequence ATGAAGTGTGCTGTTGAAAAGTTAGCGATATATGTGCCGCCGACGGCGCAGGTCAAAGACCCAGCAATAACAGACGTTATTGCTTCTTTGGCAACAATTAACAGCGACATTGATGTCAGCTGGGTGAAGCCGATGCAGCGCCGGCGTCTGAGCTTATTTGCGAAAATGGCGCTTAGCTGTGCCAATATGGTTAATATAGATGCACACGCAATGCCTGTTGTGTTCTCCTCGCGTCACGGCGATTTACATAAAACGTCTGATTTGCTCGAGCAATTAGTTGAGCAGCAGCCATTGTCGCCAACTCAATTTGGTCTTTCAGTACATAATGCAGTTTCCGGTTTGTTATCAATACTAACAAACAATACCGCTGCAGTAAGTGCGATTGCAGGTGGTCGGAGCACTTTCTCAAGTGCGCTCATCGAAGCATACTTGCAGTTACACAGTGGGGATACTGAGCGTGTTTTACTTCTTCATGTTGATAGGGCGCTCCCTGACATATACGCGCAATACGCTGACGAAGAACAGGTGGATCATTGTGTTGCCCTAGTACTGAAAAAAAATATCAATGGGCATGGCTATGACCTTCAAGAGTTGCTTGATGCTCAACCAGAACCGTCTTTATCGGCGCTACGGTTTGCGCACGCCGCAATCCACAATCAGTCGATAGATGTAGGAAAGTGGCGTTGGCATTATGCTCAGTAA